The proteins below are encoded in one region of Nitrospira defluvii:
- a CDS encoding potassium/proton antiporter, with protein MTLTIEYLLLGTSGLLLLSVIASKASGRLGVPALLLFLVIGMLTGSDGPGGIHFDNPWLAQSLGVVALAFILFAGGMDTEWASVRAQLGKGMMLSTLGVAITAGLVGLFARTILGMSWLEGLLIGAIVSSTDAAAVFAVMRSRHVSLRSPLKPLLELESGSNDPMAVFLTIGLISLLTGASTSVTDLLPMFVRQMVLGAAIGYGIGKVMVLLINRLRLEYDGLYPVLTLSLVLLTYSGSAWLGGNGFLAVYLAGLMMGNSEFLHKRSLTRFHDGLAWLMQIAMFLTLGLQVFPVQLVPVAGTGLLLALFLMVVARPVAVFLTLAFTALSLREKTMVAWVGLRGAVPVILATFPLLAGIAQATMMFNLVFFIVLTSVLLQGTSIPLVARWLKVEARLPRRLEASPVWNAPTGLKSGLVEMTIPESSVAVGQRLLDLGLPKSTLVILIGRKGQCFVPDGSTVLEANDSLLLFTDQASSFRLRALLEARHSFEGKNGSAGALSTG; from the coding sequence ATGACGCTCACTATTGAATATCTGCTTCTCGGGACTTCGGGGTTGCTGCTGCTGAGCGTGATCGCCAGCAAGGCGTCTGGACGATTGGGAGTTCCCGCCCTGCTGTTGTTCCTCGTCATCGGGATGCTTACGGGGTCCGATGGGCCGGGCGGCATCCACTTCGATAATCCCTGGCTCGCCCAGTCGCTCGGCGTGGTCGCGCTCGCGTTTATTCTGTTTGCGGGCGGCATGGATACGGAGTGGGCCAGCGTTCGGGCACAGCTTGGAAAAGGCATGATGCTTTCAACGCTGGGTGTGGCGATCACTGCGGGGCTGGTCGGATTGTTTGCCAGGACGATCCTCGGGATGTCATGGCTGGAGGGGCTGCTGATCGGCGCCATTGTCTCCTCGACCGACGCGGCCGCCGTCTTCGCCGTCATGCGGTCACGGCATGTGAGTCTTCGCAGCCCGTTGAAACCGCTGCTCGAACTTGAATCCGGCAGCAACGACCCGATGGCAGTGTTCCTCACCATCGGGCTGATCAGTCTGCTCACGGGGGCCTCCACGTCGGTGACCGACTTGCTTCCCATGTTTGTGCGCCAAATGGTGCTCGGCGCCGCCATCGGGTACGGCATCGGCAAGGTGATGGTGTTGCTGATCAACCGGCTGCGGCTCGAATATGACGGACTCTATCCGGTATTGACCTTGTCCCTGGTCCTCTTGACCTACAGCGGCAGTGCCTGGCTGGGCGGAAACGGATTTCTCGCGGTGTACCTCGCCGGACTGATGATGGGCAACAGCGAGTTCCTCCACAAGCGCAGCCTCACGCGGTTTCATGACGGACTGGCGTGGCTGATGCAGATCGCCATGTTTCTGACGCTCGGACTACAGGTGTTTCCCGTGCAACTGGTGCCCGTCGCCGGAACGGGACTGCTCCTGGCGCTGTTCCTGATGGTCGTCGCTCGTCCGGTCGCGGTGTTCCTGACACTGGCGTTCACCGCGCTCAGTCTGCGCGAAAAGACGATGGTCGCCTGGGTCGGTCTGCGCGGAGCCGTGCCGGTCATTCTTGCCACGTTTCCGCTCCTCGCTGGCATTGCGCAGGCCACGATGATGTTCAACCTGGTGTTCTTCATCGTTCTAACATCCGTCCTGCTCCAGGGCACGTCGATCCCGCTGGTCGCGCGCTGGCTCAAGGTGGAAGCGCGGCTGCCGAGGCGTCTCGAGGCCTCGCCGGTTTGGAATGCGCCAACCGGTCTCAAGAGCGGGTTGGTCGAAATGACCATCCCCGAATCGTCCGTGGCGGTCGGTCAACGGCTTCTCGATCTCGGCCTGCCCAAGTCCACGCTCGTCATCCTGATCGGGCGGAAGGGGCAGTGTTTCGTCCCGGACGGCAGCACTGTGCTGGAGGCCAACGACTCGTTATTGCTTTTCACCGATCAGGCCTCTTCCTTCCGGCTCCGTGCCCTGTTGGAAGCCAGACATTCCTTTGAGGGAAAGAATGGGTCGGCGGGGGCTTTATCAACCGGTTAA
- a CDS encoding cation-transporting P-type ATPase, with amino-acid sequence MENAQRERDAQSQDSMGSHHHLPTHEVVLLLETDLAKGLSSEEAARRLERFGPNILPKFRRHGPLLRFLFQFHHPLIYVLLAATVVTAFLGEWVDASVIFGVVFVNAVMGFIQESRAEAALDALASMMKTEARVRRDGQTVRVPSEDLVPGEVVLLESGDKVPADLRLAKVRELRVDESALTGESVPVEKADLVLPPETVVADRKNMAFSGSLVTYGQGVGVAVGTGVATELGRIHQLMGETTQLATPLTKKLASFSTGLTVAILGMAALTFALGLWRGRPATEVFMAAVALAVSAIPEGLPAAVTITLAIGVGRMARRHAIIRKLPAVETLGSTTVICSDKTGTLTKNEMTVQAISAGDWVFDVDGAGYEPVGEIRERSAESQGLSAEASLEGSVSRSDSPAPATPHVALPPALRELLAAGALCNDAQHLERDGRWTIVGDPTEGALLVVAKKAGIDLNRLHEQFPRVEAIPFESERQFMATLHRVKSGGDSVLYLKGAVEKAIRLCRRMCVADGTEQVLDAQAVLSQVDAFAGRGLRVLALARKAFPADTATVTECDVEDGLTFLGLQAMMDPPRPEAVAAVRACQQAGIAVKMITGDHALTARAIAQQIGLDGRKHHENGALIAMTGQELAAIPQAELAEVADRTAVFARVSPEQKLRLVEALQSRRHVVAMTGDGVNDAPALKQADIGVAMGRGGTEVAKEAADMVLTDDNFASIEAAVEEGRCVFDNLTKFIVWTLPTNGGEGLVLLTAIAFGTALPVLPVQILWINMTTAVALGLMLAFEPTEPGIMMRPPRDPGQPILTGVLIERIVLVSFLVLAGAYGVFLWELDRTESILPARTAAVNVIVMAELFYLFNCRSLELTMFHVGLFSNPWIWRGVTVMTVLQLLLTYVPAMNRLFHTAPIDGFAWGLVLAAAVTVYVVVEVETWLRLQWKRRMRSAASTRRSAYDHRNDA; translated from the coding sequence ATGGAGAACGCTCAGCGCGAACGTGATGCGCAGTCACAGGACTCGATGGGCAGCCATCACCATCTGCCCACCCACGAGGTGGTGCTGTTGCTCGAAACCGACCTGGCGAAAGGCCTGTCCTCCGAGGAGGCGGCGCGGCGGCTGGAACGATTCGGCCCAAACATCCTTCCGAAATTCAGGCGCCATGGCCCGCTGCTGCGCTTTCTCTTTCAGTTTCACCATCCGCTGATCTATGTACTGCTCGCGGCGACCGTCGTCACGGCATTCTTGGGCGAATGGGTCGATGCGAGTGTGATCTTCGGAGTCGTCTTCGTCAACGCCGTTATGGGATTCATTCAGGAGTCTCGCGCGGAGGCGGCGCTGGACGCCCTTGCGTCGATGATGAAGACCGAAGCCAGAGTCCGGCGGGACGGACAGACGGTCCGGGTGCCCTCTGAGGATCTTGTGCCGGGGGAGGTGGTCCTGCTGGAGTCCGGCGACAAGGTCCCGGCCGATCTGCGGCTGGCGAAAGTCCGCGAGTTACGAGTGGACGAATCCGCTCTGACTGGAGAATCGGTGCCGGTGGAGAAGGCCGATCTGGTGCTTCCTCCCGAGACGGTTGTCGCGGACCGCAAGAACATGGCGTTCTCCGGCTCGCTGGTCACCTATGGGCAGGGGGTTGGAGTGGCGGTCGGGACCGGCGTGGCCACGGAGCTGGGGCGCATCCATCAGTTAATGGGCGAAACGACCCAGCTTGCGACGCCGCTCACGAAGAAGCTGGCTTCCTTCAGCACGGGGCTGACGGTGGCAATCCTCGGGATGGCGGCGCTCACGTTTGCGCTGGGGCTGTGGCGGGGACGGCCCGCTACCGAGGTCTTTATGGCGGCCGTGGCGTTGGCCGTGAGTGCGATCCCCGAAGGCTTGCCGGCGGCGGTCACCATCACCCTGGCGATCGGCGTCGGCCGGATGGCACGGCGCCATGCAATCATCCGCAAGTTACCCGCGGTGGAAACGCTCGGCAGCACCACCGTGATCTGTTCGGACAAAACCGGCACGCTGACGAAAAACGAAATGACGGTCCAAGCGATTTCAGCAGGAGACTGGGTGTTCGATGTTGACGGCGCCGGCTATGAGCCGGTCGGGGAAATCCGAGAAAGAAGTGCTGAGTCCCAAGGGCTGAGTGCTGAGGCATCACTTGAGGGAAGCGTTTCTCGATCCGACAGCCCAGCACCCGCCACTCCGCACGTCGCACTGCCTCCGGCTCTGCGTGAGCTTCTGGCGGCCGGGGCGCTCTGCAACGACGCGCAGCATCTCGAGCGCGACGGCCGCTGGACGATCGTGGGCGATCCAACCGAAGGCGCTCTGCTGGTGGTGGCAAAGAAAGCCGGGATCGATCTGAATCGGCTCCACGAGCAGTTCCCGCGTGTGGAGGCGATCCCGTTCGAGTCGGAGCGGCAGTTCATGGCCACGCTGCATCGGGTGAAATCGGGCGGGGACTCGGTGCTGTATCTCAAAGGCGCGGTGGAAAAAGCGATCCGCTTGTGCAGGCGGATGTGTGTGGCGGACGGGACGGAGCAGGTGCTTGATGCTCAGGCCGTGCTGAGTCAGGTGGATGCCTTTGCCGGGCGGGGGCTCCGTGTGCTGGCGCTGGCGCGCAAGGCATTTCCGGCGGACACCGCCACAGTGACGGAGTGTGATGTGGAAGACGGCCTGACTTTTCTCGGGCTCCAAGCCATGATGGATCCTCCGAGGCCGGAGGCCGTGGCGGCCGTGCGCGCCTGTCAGCAGGCAGGGATTGCGGTCAAAATGATCACGGGCGATCATGCGCTCACGGCCCGGGCGATCGCACAGCAAATCGGGTTAGACGGGCGGAAGCATCACGAGAACGGGGCACTGATCGCGATGACCGGCCAGGAGTTGGCGGCCATTCCCCAGGCGGAGCTTGCGGAGGTCGCCGACCGTACGGCGGTCTTCGCGCGGGTCTCGCCCGAACAGAAGTTGCGGCTGGTCGAGGCCTTGCAATCGCGGCGTCATGTGGTGGCCATGACCGGCGACGGCGTCAACGACGCGCCGGCTTTGAAGCAGGCGGATATCGGCGTGGCGATGGGGCGCGGCGGGACCGAAGTGGCAAAGGAAGCGGCCGACATGGTGCTGACCGACGACAACTTCGCGTCAATCGAGGCAGCCGTCGAAGAGGGTCGCTGCGTGTTCGACAACCTAACCAAATTCATAGTCTGGACGCTGCCGACAAATGGAGGAGAGGGTCTCGTGCTGCTGACGGCCATTGCATTTGGGACGGCTCTTCCGGTGTTGCCGGTGCAAATTCTCTGGATCAATATGACGACGGCAGTGGCGTTGGGACTGATGCTGGCCTTCGAACCCACGGAGCCAGGCATCATGATGCGGCCGCCGCGCGATCCCGGCCAGCCGATTCTGACGGGCGTGCTGATCGAACGGATTGTCCTGGTGTCGTTCTTGGTGCTGGCCGGCGCCTACGGCGTGTTTCTCTGGGAGCTGGATCGGACTGAATCGATCCTCCCGGCCCGCACGGCGGCGGTGAACGTGATCGTCATGGCGGAGCTGTTTTACCTGTTCAATTGCCGTTCGCTGGAGCTCACCATGTTCCATGTCGGCCTGTTCAGCAATCCCTGGATCTGGCGCGGGGTGACCGTCATGACGGTGCTGCAACTCCTGCTGACCTATGTCCCGGCCATGAACCGGTTGTTTCATACGGCCCCGATCGACGGGTTCGCCTGGGGGCTGGTCCTGGCAGCGGCCGTGACCGTGTACGTTGTGGTAGAAGTGGAGACCTGGCTGCGGTTGCAGTGGAAGCGCCGCATGCGGTCGGCCGCATCGACAAGGAGGAGCGCGTATGACCATCGAAACGATGCATGA
- a CDS encoding cupredoxin domain-containing protein produces the protein MPIAGVVCGAILAAVLWIGAMPGAVPEATSVQEQRIEIAIRDSVYVSTKTTPILAGVPTLLILRNEDPVRHGFVSPMFASLPVRVEGEGIEVFGKGIEGVHLDPGKTLVIRLTPERQGKMTFRCDLHPNVQGEIYLLDVPVG, from the coding sequence ATGCCCATAGCGGGTGTCGTGTGTGGGGCGATTTTGGCCGCCGTGCTGTGGATTGGCGCAATGCCGGGGGCTGTGCCGGAAGCGACATCGGTGCAAGAGCAGCGGATCGAGATCGCCATTCGCGATTCGGTCTATGTGAGCACCAAGACCACGCCGATTCTTGCGGGGGTGCCGACTTTGCTGATCCTCCGCAACGAAGACCCTGTCCGGCACGGTTTCGTCTCGCCGATGTTTGCCTCGCTCCCCGTGCGCGTTGAGGGCGAAGGCATCGAAGTCTTTGGGAAAGGCATCGAAGGGGTGCATCTCGATCCCGGCAAAACTCTCGTGATTCGACTGACGCCGGAACGGCAAGGCAAGATGACCTTCCGATGCGATCTGCATCCGAACGTGCAAGGCGAGATCTATCTCTTGGATGTTCCTGTCGGATGA
- a CDS encoding site-2 protease family protein: MIGQSVKLTTIRGIEVGLHYSWFIIFSLITFSLTTRFASEHSHWTSVEHYTVAIATSLLFFSSILLHELAHSFVALAKGIPVRSITLFVFGGVAQIGREPDRPLTEFQIAIAGPIASAVLAVGFGFVSHLAGDQFEHVAALAGWLSSINLMLALFNLVPGFPLDGGRILRAALWRLTGNFSKATRIAAGSGQLVGYGIILGGIWTGLVTGSWFSGLWLAFIGWFLLNAAQESVLQMSMRSALSGLMAEDIMARDCPTVPGHLSLVDLVHEHILKTGQRCFLVSQNGRLEGLVTLHQVKAVPQERWGDSFVVQAMTPIDRLHAVAPETAILDVLRVMEQHDVNQVPVTQDGRLLGMITRDHLLRVLYANLELGAHKGVAIGAGDPKTQPGLSRRT; this comes from the coding sequence ATGATCGGACAATCGGTCAAACTCACGACGATTCGAGGCATCGAGGTCGGTCTCCACTATTCCTGGTTCATCATCTTCTCCCTGATCACCTTTTCCCTCACGACGCGCTTCGCCTCGGAGCATTCCCACTGGACATCGGTCGAGCACTACACCGTGGCGATTGCTACCAGTCTGCTGTTCTTCTCCTCGATTCTCCTCCACGAATTGGCCCACAGTTTCGTGGCACTGGCCAAGGGCATTCCGGTCCGCTCGATCACGCTCTTTGTGTTCGGCGGCGTGGCGCAAATCGGACGGGAGCCTGACCGCCCGCTCACCGAGTTCCAGATCGCGATTGCGGGACCGATCGCCAGCGCGGTGCTTGCCGTGGGATTCGGGTTTGTGTCTCATCTCGCCGGAGATCAATTCGAGCATGTCGCGGCGCTCGCAGGGTGGCTGTCGTCGATCAACCTCATGCTGGCGCTGTTCAACCTGGTGCCGGGCTTCCCGCTCGACGGGGGACGAATCTTAAGAGCGGCCCTCTGGCGCTTGACCGGAAACTTCTCGAAGGCCACGCGCATCGCGGCCGGCTCCGGGCAGCTCGTCGGGTATGGAATCATTCTTGGCGGGATCTGGACAGGGTTGGTCACCGGGAGCTGGTTCAGCGGACTGTGGCTGGCCTTCATCGGCTGGTTCTTGCTCAACGCGGCACAGGAAAGCGTCCTGCAAATGAGCATGCGGTCGGCGTTGAGCGGCCTGATGGCCGAAGATATCATGGCCCGGGACTGTCCCACTGTGCCTGGCCACCTGAGTCTCGTGGACCTGGTACACGAGCATATTCTCAAGACAGGGCAGCGATGCTTTCTGGTCTCGCAGAACGGACGACTTGAGGGCCTCGTGACGCTGCACCAGGTGAAGGCCGTGCCCCAAGAACGATGGGGGGACAGTTTCGTGGTGCAGGCGATGACGCCGATTGACCGGCTGCATGCGGTGGCGCCGGAGACGGCGATTCTGGACGTCTTGAGAGTCATGGAGCAACACGATGTCAACCAGGTCCCGGTCACACAAGACGGCCGGTTGCTCGGCATGATCACGCGGGATCATCTGTTGCGGGTGCTCTATGCCAATCTCGAGTTAGGTGCTCACAAGGGGGTCGCTATCGGCGCAGGAGATCCGAAGACGCAACCGGGCTTGAGCAGGAGGACCTGA
- a CDS encoding universal stress protein encodes MKVVLAVDQPRDATIAARFLEVVRLPRGTALSVMHVIEVPHRALRFPGQQGMLADWRKESVMSARRLIDRLVPPLRAQGLRVRPVVKEGLPGPVLLDTAERMRTDLTILGPHGSSRLRRFLLGSVSELLLNEAPGSILIVRGRSRGRRDRGMSVVLAMDCSTDAKSAAGFLSKLRLPRGSHVILLHVEEDADRELARISGMGRVDLTQAVERAMRERKRRTLLMLERMGRKCAQQGLAVDHVFAEGSPAEAILSAAERHRADLIVMGSKGLTGIDRFLIGSVSRKVARHGPCSVLVVRKRRR; translated from the coding sequence ATGAAAGTCGTACTCGCGGTGGATCAGCCGCGCGATGCCACGATAGCTGCGCGGTTCTTGGAGGTTGTCCGGCTTCCCCGCGGCACAGCCTTGTCGGTCATGCATGTGATCGAGGTCCCGCATAGGGCGCTTCGTTTCCCGGGTCAGCAAGGCATGCTCGCAGATTGGCGGAAGGAATCGGTCATGAGCGCGCGCCGGCTCATCGACCGTCTTGTGCCACCCCTCCGCGCGCAAGGGCTACGGGTGCGCCCAGTGGTGAAGGAGGGGTTGCCGGGGCCGGTGTTGCTGGATACCGCGGAGCGCATGCGGACGGATCTCACCATCCTGGGACCCCATGGCTCCTCACGTCTCAGGCGGTTCCTGCTCGGTAGCGTTAGCGAGCTGCTCCTCAATGAAGCGCCCGGTTCGATCCTGATCGTGCGCGGTCGGTCACGAGGCCGCCGAGATCGCGGGATGAGTGTGGTGCTTGCGATGGATTGTTCGACGGATGCCAAGAGTGCCGCGGGGTTTCTCTCCAAGCTGCGCCTTCCGCGCGGGTCACACGTCATACTCCTGCATGTCGAAGAGGATGCGGATCGTGAGTTGGCTCGCATCAGCGGCATGGGGCGGGTCGACTTGACGCAGGCTGTCGAGCGGGCGATGCGTGAGCGCAAACGCCGGACCCTGCTCATGCTGGAGCGGATGGGGCGGAAGTGTGCACAGCAGGGACTCGCCGTCGATCACGTCTTCGCGGAGGGATCTCCAGCTGAAGCAATCCTTAGTGCCGCGGAGCGCCATCGTGCGGATCTGATTGTGATGGGCTCGAAAGGGCTCACAGGGATCGATCGCTTCCTCATCGGCAGTGTGTCCCGCAAGGTGGCGCGGCATGGGCCCTGTTCAGTGCTGGTGGTGAGGAAGCGAAGACGATGA
- a CDS encoding calcium-translocating P-type ATPase, PMCA-type, producing MISDNVHMPTSEATDVPPAAWHALTTSDVAQQLTVDPRAGLCADEVARRRSTYGLNAIQEHRARSPWRMLLDQFTDVMILVLIAAAIISGMIGEPPDAIAIMVIVLLNGAIGFIQEYRAERAVAALKLLAALNAKVLREGKQATILAAQLVPGDVVVLEAGDGVPADMRLMEAVQLKVEEAALTGESVPVDKQARSLTEVQLPLGDRLNMAYKGTLVTYGRGAGLVVAIGMHTELGKIAALLREEEEVKTPLQKRLAQFGQWLALAALAICAIVFLVGVLRGESVILMFLTAVSLAVAAIPEALPAVVTVALARGARKMVKKQALIRRLPAVETLGSVTYICSDKTGTLTQNKMQVEQVAVAGQLAARVPRVGERGEAGRLFGQALALSNDAVHQDNDRVLGDPTEVALYVAARQAGYDKERLQIASPRLAELPFDSDRKCMTTFHGEGPGIVAFTKGAPERVVGLCETIHDGTGRVSLKQDVVLDQAERMAAEGLRVLAVAFRQWPAVPSELSAEQVERDLVFLGLVGLLDPPRPEVHEAVKFCQAAGITPVMITGDHPATARAIAKRLGIMSSDDVVMTGEELARLPLENFVEQVEQIRVYARVAPEQKIKIVKALQDKGEFVAMTGDGVNDAPALKRADIGIAMGVTGTDVARESSHMILLDDNFASIVSAVREGRRIFDNIRRFIKYTMTSNAGEIWTIFLAPFLGLPIPLLPIHILWINLVTDGLPGLALAAEPEERGLMQRPPRPPNESIFARGMWQDIIWVGLLMGGVSLLTQAWAYRSGHAHWQTMVLTVLTLSQMGNVLAIRSERESFFTLGPLTNRPLLAAVLLAFALQMGTIYIPALNPIFKTEPLDLDELLLCLVLSSVVFLGVELQKWMIRHGWLMRA from the coding sequence ATGATCTCTGACAACGTGCATATGCCGACATCAGAGGCTACTGATGTGCCCCCGGCTGCCTGGCATGCGCTCACGACATCGGACGTGGCGCAGCAACTGACCGTTGATCCTCGGGCCGGCTTGTGTGCCGACGAAGTCGCTCGGCGCCGGTCGACCTATGGTCTGAACGCCATCCAGGAGCATCGCGCCCGTAGTCCCTGGCGGATGCTGCTCGATCAATTCACGGACGTCATGATTCTCGTCCTGATTGCTGCGGCGATCATCTCGGGCATGATCGGGGAGCCGCCGGATGCAATCGCCATCATGGTCATTGTGCTGCTCAACGGCGCGATCGGGTTCATCCAGGAATACCGGGCGGAGCGGGCAGTCGCCGCGCTCAAGTTGCTAGCGGCGCTGAACGCCAAAGTGTTGCGCGAGGGGAAACAGGCGACGATCCTGGCCGCCCAGCTCGTCCCGGGCGATGTCGTCGTACTGGAGGCCGGCGACGGAGTCCCGGCGGATATGCGGTTGATGGAAGCCGTCCAGCTCAAAGTCGAAGAGGCGGCGCTCACCGGGGAATCTGTGCCGGTAGACAAACAGGCGAGATCGCTGACCGAGGTGCAGCTCCCATTGGGCGACCGTCTCAACATGGCCTACAAGGGGACGCTCGTGACCTATGGCCGAGGAGCCGGTCTTGTCGTTGCGATCGGCATGCACACGGAACTGGGTAAAATTGCTGCGCTGCTGCGGGAGGAAGAGGAAGTCAAGACGCCGCTCCAGAAACGACTGGCGCAATTTGGACAATGGCTCGCCCTGGCGGCGCTCGCAATCTGCGCCATCGTGTTCCTCGTCGGGGTCCTCCGCGGCGAATCGGTAATTCTTATGTTCCTGACTGCGGTCAGTCTTGCAGTCGCCGCGATCCCTGAAGCGCTGCCGGCTGTCGTGACCGTGGCCTTAGCACGGGGTGCCCGCAAGATGGTGAAGAAACAGGCCTTGATTCGGCGATTGCCTGCGGTCGAGACGCTCGGGTCTGTTACCTACATCTGCTCTGACAAAACCGGGACCCTGACGCAGAACAAGATGCAGGTCGAGCAAGTGGCTGTGGCGGGTCAGCTCGCGGCGCGGGTGCCACGAGTTGGGGAACGGGGAGAGGCAGGAAGGTTGTTCGGTCAGGCGCTGGCGCTGAGCAACGATGCCGTTCATCAAGACAATGATCGCGTGCTTGGCGACCCCACGGAGGTGGCGCTCTATGTCGCAGCGCGTCAGGCTGGTTACGACAAGGAGCGACTGCAGATCGCCTCGCCTCGGCTTGCCGAGCTGCCCTTTGACTCGGATCGCAAGTGCATGACGACGTTCCATGGCGAAGGGCCAGGCATCGTCGCGTTCACCAAAGGCGCGCCGGAGCGGGTTGTTGGATTGTGTGAGACGATCCACGACGGAACCGGGCGCGTGTCGCTCAAGCAGGACGTTGTCCTCGACCAGGCGGAGCGGATGGCGGCCGAGGGGCTGCGGGTGCTCGCGGTCGCGTTCCGGCAGTGGCCCGCAGTACCGAGCGAACTCTCGGCCGAACAGGTCGAGCGTGATCTCGTGTTCCTGGGATTGGTTGGGTTGCTGGACCCCCCTCGGCCGGAAGTCCACGAGGCGGTGAAATTCTGCCAAGCAGCCGGCATCACTCCGGTGATGATCACCGGCGATCACCCTGCCACCGCCCGTGCGATCGCGAAGCGGCTGGGAATCATGTCGAGCGACGATGTGGTCATGACCGGGGAGGAGCTGGCGCGCCTGCCGCTGGAGAATTTTGTGGAGCAGGTCGAGCAGATCAGGGTTTATGCGAGAGTTGCGCCTGAGCAGAAGATCAAGATTGTGAAAGCCCTCCAGGACAAGGGGGAGTTTGTGGCGATGACCGGCGACGGCGTGAATGACGCCCCGGCACTTAAGCGGGCCGACATCGGTATCGCGATGGGCGTGACCGGCACGGATGTGGCGCGCGAATCTTCGCACATGATTCTCCTGGACGATAATTTCGCGTCGATCGTGAGCGCGGTGCGGGAGGGGCGGCGGATCTTCGACAACATCCGCCGGTTTATCAAATACACCATGACCAGCAACGCGGGCGAGATCTGGACCATTTTTCTCGCGCCGTTCTTGGGATTGCCGATTCCGCTGTTGCCCATCCACATTCTCTGGATCAATCTTGTGACCGACGGATTGCCTGGACTCGCGCTCGCGGCGGAGCCGGAAGAACGAGGGCTCATGCAACGACCGCCGAGACCGCCGAACGAGAGCATCTTCGCGCGGGGCATGTGGCAGGACATCATCTGGGTGGGCCTGCTCATGGGCGGCGTATCGTTGTTGACGCAGGCCTGGGCCTATCGGAGCGGCCATGCTCATTGGCAGACGATGGTGCTCACGGTCTTGACCTTGTCGCAGATGGGTAACGTGTTGGCGATTCGCTCGGAGCGCGAGTCCTTCTTTACGTTGGGACCGTTGACGAATCGTCCCTTGCTGGCTGCCGTGCTCCTGGCCTTCGCGCTGCAGATGGGTACCATCTACATCCCCGCGCTCAATCCGATCTTCAAGACGGAGCCGCTGGATCTGGATGAATTGCTGCTCTGTCTGGTCCTGTCGTCAGTGGTCTTCCTTGGCGTTGAACTCCAGAAATGGATGATCCGGCATGGATGGCTGATGCGAGCATGA